TTCCACCACCTCacttttctctcctgctctgctgcatggggccctcttcctcttcctctcagcTAATGCCTTAGGCAACTACGTCCTTGTGATCCAGAGCTCCCCCGAGGACTTGGGCAAGGGCTTAAACTTGGGCAAAGGATCCGAAGTGGTGGCGGACTGGCTGGATGGAAGCAGGTCCCCTGGTTCAGCCTTGCCCAGCACTCACTTCTGTAGACTGTGTGCCAGAGTCACCCAGAGGCATGACCACCACTGTTTCTTCACAGGGAACTGCATTGGGAGCAGGAACATGCGAAACTTCATCATGTTCTGCCTCTACACCTCCCTGGCTTGCCTTGATTCCCTGGTGGCAGGCATGGCTTACATTTCTGCTGCACTCTCCATGTCCTTTGCAAACCCACTGGCCTTCCTCACTCTGCTGCCTCATTCCATCAGCCAGTTCTTCTCAGGTAAGGACTTCTTCCTCGGAGATGAGGAGCATGTTCCTCCTCCCGGATGCCTGGGTTGCAGGGGATGTGATCTTCCTCTGGTAGCTGTGTGTGGGAGCTGTGGTGGGGAAATGGGCCAGAGGGACAATTGTCTGTGTTCAACAAATCCCTCTTTGCAGGCTAGAGACAGCCTTTGCAAAGGACTTTGCTTCACCTGAAGTAGAGGCTGGGACTTTGGGTTGCAGACAGCCCTATTTCTAATGCATTAGGCTCTGGAAAATGCCCCATAGCCAGCTTGCCGGTGATAGAATAGGGCTATCTGTCATGCAGGAAGTGTATTGCAATTAGATGGAGGAGAGGGATTTCCTCTTTGTACTGCAGGTGAGGGGGATCTTTTGCCTGGCCTGCATGCAGAGGTAGGGAGGAGTGTAGGTTTTTGTATCCTATAAGTCTGCAGGTTCCCCTTATCCGGGTCAAGATATTCTCATTCTCTTCACTCAGATCCACTCCACCCCTTCACTGTTACCAACCTCCTGCCTTCTGGCTGCACAAATTTACGGAGATTTTGCCATTCTTCAACACAGGAGAACTGGGGTTCAGGCAACAGAAACCAAGAGAGGAGTTAATATGCCCCGATTAGTTGTTTTAGTTtagctatttttttaatttaattaactatttttaaatttcattaacTATAGTTAATTatagttttatttaattattaacaATTAGTTAATTATGACATGATTAATATGGCATCTCTTGTCACCTGGGTCTGGGACACAAGCCCACAGAGAGCCAAGGAAAATTCTCTATGCCTCTCTTTGCAAGAGCTCCACGTCAAAAGCAAATATCTCTTTCTCCTTGTCCCTATACCTTGCCTTTCCTTCCgcttcttcccctttcccctctctctctgcctttcaaTAAATCCCCACaacccttcccctgccccctcCTGATTCTGCTCCCATAACTCTTTCTGTGCTTCTTCACCTTTCAACATGCCCTGAAACTCTCCAACCTCAACCTTTCTCTCTCCAAACCCAGGAGCTAGATAAAACCTGGTCTCAGATAAGGGACTATGCTGACAGCCTAAACTCTTGCTCTGTCCTGGAAGTGACTGCTGGAAATGCCATTTCTCCCTCCCTACCCCCGCAAGCAGCTCATGTCTTACACGCTTAGATCAGCTTTTGTTAGACTAAAATACATATCCCATATATTTTAGCTTTGCAGCTTCAATAAGCAAGGCCTGGAGTCTGTTTTGGCTTGTGCACTGTCACCAGAAATGTTGAATGGGATCTGAGTGTGgagtctctgctgctgggaatacAGGAGCCAGAGAGGCTGCAGCTTGCTGTTCAGATTCCAGGCTGGGCTTGCAGGATTGccatctgaaaacaaacaatatCTCTCTACTCGGCAAATGAGCAGATTTGTCATGGTAATCACTGAGAGACAATAAACACGAAATCCTGCCATGGCATTTTTATGGAGTCATTTTTCCAAGTGGAAGAATTTTTGCAAATAGAGTTACATGCGCTTCACTAACATTAAAAACACTGCAAATGTTTTTCCCTTGTGCctcagctcagcacagcagcccGGGAGGGAGAGCAGGGGTGTGGGAGGAGATTAGCAAGGAATTAGTTCTCTGACTCTGAGGATCCATCTGCACCGAGCTGGGCTCTGGCATGTGTTTGAAGAGCCACTCAAGTGCCCCAGCTCTGGTGTCAGCAAGTGCAGTGCCAAAGACAGCACGTGGGCAATGGTTGAGAGGGACACGGGGGGCTGGGAGCCAGAACaccctctgcaggcagcagctcccacccAACCTCTAGCTCCGTCGGGGTGAAAACTGCTGCCTCACAGAGCAGTATACGGTTGTCTTGGTTGCTTGGGAGGCAGGGCCTCCTGGGTTTCTACCAGCACACTTAACCTCCAGTTCGGGAGAGAAAATCCCAGCCCAGAATAGTTGTCTATATAATATTTTTCAGCTAACATAACTATTACTTTAGC
The Lathamus discolor isolate bLatDis1 chromosome 6, bLatDis1.hap1, whole genome shotgun sequence DNA segment above includes these coding regions:
- the ZDHHC22 gene encoding palmitoyltransferase ZDHHC22, which gives rise to MLVLRLLNVVAPAYFLFISLVTFVLQIFLFIPSMFRDPSTTSLFSPALLHGALFLFLSANALGNYVLVIQSSPEDLGKGLNLGKGSEVVADWLDGSRSPGSALPSTHFCRLCARVTQRHDHHCFFTGNCIGSRNMRNFIMFCLYTSLACLDSLVAGMAYISAALSMSFANPLAFLTLLPHSISQFFSGALLSSEMFVILMLYLWLGIGLACAGFCCHQMLLILRGQTRYQVRKGMMVRARPWRENLQEVFGKRWLLGLLIPVLNVGSDCRRQKEK